Proteins encoded by one window of Bauldia sp.:
- the cdd gene encoding cytidine deaminase gives MNRALFDQAKAVRDRAHAPYSRFHVGAAILTAAGTTHVGANVENASYPEGWCGETSAIAAMVAANPPGPGRRIAEITVVADRIEGRLTTPCGGCRQRIAEFAAIGTPVHVIDPGGEGQTFRIEQLLPSAFEMEDTK, from the coding sequence ATGAATCGCGCGCTGTTCGACCAGGCGAAGGCGGTGCGCGACCGCGCCCACGCCCCGTACTCCAGGTTCCACGTCGGCGCCGCGATCCTCACCGCCGCCGGCACGACGCACGTCGGCGCCAACGTCGAGAACGCGTCCTATCCGGAAGGCTGGTGCGGCGAAACCTCCGCCATCGCCGCGATGGTCGCCGCCAACCCGCCCGGTCCCGGCCGCCGCATCGCCGAGATCACCGTCGTCGCCGATCGTATCGAGGGCCGCCTGACGACGCCGTGCGGCGGCTGCCGGCAGCGCATCGCCGAGTTCGCGGCGATAGGCACGCCGGTGCACGTCATCGATCCGGGCGGCGAGGGGCAGACCTTCCGCATCGAGCAACTGCTCCCGTCGGCCTTCGAGATGGAGGACACCAAGTGA
- a CDS encoding purine-nucleoside phosphorylase, which yields MKGEGEKAAAAIRARADLPYSVGIVLGSGLGGLGDEIQDSVRIPYRELEGFPVSGVSAHRSEVVAGWLEGAAVIAFSGREHYFEHGNAAAMRGPVATLAALGTDTLICTNAAGSLRTEVGPGEVMLITDHINFAGANPLIGQPGDERFVGLTSAYDPDLRASILAAAEREGIYMNTGVYMWFSGPSFETPAEIRMARLAGAHAVGMSTVPEIILGRFFGLQCAAASAIVNFAAGMTGAEITHEETKELAPLGAGKLARIIKRYLRDRVWS from the coding sequence GTGAAGGGCGAGGGCGAGAAGGCCGCCGCCGCGATCCGCGCCCGCGCCGATCTGCCGTACTCCGTCGGCATCGTGCTGGGCTCCGGCCTCGGCGGCCTCGGCGACGAGATCCAGGACTCGGTCCGTATTCCCTACCGCGAGCTGGAAGGTTTCCCCGTCTCCGGCGTCTCCGCGCACCGCAGCGAGGTCGTTGCCGGCTGGCTCGAGGGCGCCGCCGTCATCGCCTTCTCCGGGCGCGAGCATTATTTCGAGCACGGCAACGCCGCGGCGATGCGCGGGCCCGTCGCCACGCTCGCCGCGCTCGGCACCGACACGCTGATCTGCACCAACGCCGCCGGGTCGCTGCGCACCGAGGTCGGTCCCGGCGAGGTGATGCTGATCACCGACCATATCAATTTCGCCGGCGCCAATCCGTTGATCGGCCAGCCCGGCGACGAGCGTTTCGTCGGCCTCACCTCCGCCTACGATCCCGACCTCCGCGCCTCGATCCTCGCCGCCGCCGAGCGCGAGGGCATCTACATGAACACCGGCGTCTACATGTGGTTCTCCGGTCCCTCGTTCGAAACGCCGGCCGAAATCCGCATGGCCCGCCTCGCCGGCGCCCATGCCGTCGGCATGTCGACGGTCCCCGAAATCATCCTCGGCCGCTTCTTCGGCCTCCAGTGCGCCGCCGCCTCCGCAATCGTAAACTTCGCCGCCGGCATGACCGGCGCCGAAATCACCCACGAGGAAACGAAGGAACTGGCCCCGCTGGGTGCCGGAAAGCTGGCGCGCATCATCAAGCGGTATCTGCGCGACAGGGTGTGGAGCTGA